In a genomic window of Cerasicoccus sp. TK19100:
- a CDS encoding peptidoglycan D,D-transpeptidase FtsI family protein, translating to MGVFYVVAALLFAVLASGLAWRQLLMHQEYREREQRQSQRRIIQPGPRGNIYDYSGKLLVGNRPRFSAVVYLEELRSEIQEEYINIKRELQAQHEAENPEEKFAFDWKETSWQARENVIQRYLSEINDILGTDHQIDKRYFRRHFVERQLMPFELVSDLPREDYARLIEQLPLGSKIGIYTDTARDYPNGSAAAHTLGYVRGSWIVPPEGIPGDELRTYTYKGEVGINGLEKQFDDILQGESGGEIYLVDKFQYQFGEPIFQQNAKQGGHVHTSLDIDLQLAAERALGDRTGAVAAIMVETGEILVLASSPGYDLNDFSPRLTQETVNEINEKGAWVNRAAKGLYPPGSTFKLLTTIAGMRSGAINPDEQVQGGSHFRVGNRLFPEHSGGPYYDTDVRKAIEKSSNVYYYDMGIRTGIENIANEARRFGMDEPLDIELPFQQTRMIVPDMEWSREVRGFGWRAGDTANVAIGQGDLLMTPLHVASFMASFARRETRTDLTLLRRDTGEIIDHGGEPIGLTDYQYQAILEGMERVVGPQGTGRYAMIDGVRIAGKTGTAQVKRPSGKLTLAWFAGFAPVDKPQIAIAVIVEGLTPGDRYAGGATAAPVARAVFKEFFQERAAEELLSMQP from the coding sequence ATGGGGGTGTTTTATGTAGTCGCCGCCCTGCTCTTTGCCGTATTGGCGTCGGGCTTGGCGTGGCGACAGTTGTTGATGCACCAGGAATACCGTGAGCGTGAGCAACGTCAGAGCCAGCGGCGCATTATTCAGCCCGGACCACGCGGCAATATTTACGACTACTCGGGCAAACTGCTCGTTGGCAACCGGCCGCGCTTCTCAGCCGTCGTCTACCTGGAAGAGCTCCGCAGCGAAATCCAGGAAGAATACATCAACATCAAGCGCGAGCTTCAGGCACAGCATGAGGCCGAAAACCCGGAAGAGAAATTTGCCTTCGACTGGAAAGAAACCTCCTGGCAAGCGCGGGAAAATGTCATCCAGCGCTATCTCTCCGAGATTAATGATATCCTGGGAACAGACCACCAGATCGATAAGCGCTATTTCCGCCGGCACTTCGTGGAACGCCAGCTAATGCCGTTTGAGCTCGTTAGCGACCTACCTCGCGAGGACTACGCGCGTCTCATCGAACAGCTTCCGCTGGGCTCAAAAATCGGGATCTACACCGACACCGCCCGCGACTACCCAAACGGCTCCGCGGCAGCACATACTCTGGGCTACGTGCGCGGAAGTTGGATAGTACCTCCAGAAGGCATCCCGGGTGATGAACTGCGCACCTACACTTACAAGGGAGAAGTCGGCATCAACGGTCTGGAAAAGCAGTTTGACGATATCCTGCAAGGTGAGTCCGGTGGCGAAATTTACCTCGTCGACAAATTCCAATACCAGTTCGGCGAGCCCATTTTCCAGCAAAACGCCAAGCAGGGAGGCCATGTCCACACCAGCCTCGACATCGATCTTCAACTTGCCGCTGAGCGCGCCCTGGGCGACCGGACCGGTGCCGTGGCCGCCATCATGGTGGAAACCGGCGAAATCCTCGTGCTGGCCAGCAGCCCCGGCTACGACCTCAACGACTTCAGCCCCCGCCTCACCCAGGAGACCGTTAACGAGATCAACGAGAAAGGTGCCTGGGTCAACCGCGCGGCAAAAGGCCTCTACCCGCCCGGCTCGACTTTTAAGCTGCTTACCACGATCGCAGGCATGCGCTCCGGTGCCATAAATCCGGACGAGCAGGTGCAAGGCGGTTCCCATTTCCGCGTTGGTAATCGATTGTTCCCGGAGCACTCCGGCGGCCCGTATTACGATACCGACGTCCGCAAAGCCATCGAGAAGAGCTCCAACGTCTATTACTACGACATGGGCATCCGCACCGGCATTGAAAATATTGCTAACGAGGCCCGGCGCTTTGGTATGGACGAGCCACTCGACATCGAGCTGCCCTTCCAGCAGACCCGCATGATCGTCCCCGATATGGAGTGGTCGCGCGAGGTACGTGGCTTTGGCTGGCGTGCGGGTGACACCGCCAACGTCGCCATCGGCCAGGGCGACCTGCTCATGACGCCACTGCATGTGGCCTCGTTTATGGCCTCTTTCGCCCGTCGCGAAACACGCACGGACCTCACCCTGCTCAGACGCGACACCGGAGAAATCATAGATCATGGTGGCGAGCCCATCGGCTTAACCGATTACCAATACCAGGCCATTCTCGAAGGCATGGAGCGCGTAGTGGGCCCACAGGGCACTGGCCGATATGCCATGATTGACGGCGTCCGCATCGCAGGAAAAACCGGCACCGCGCAGGTAAAACGCCCGTCTGGCAAATTGACGCTCGCTTGGTTTGCCGGGTTCGCCCCGGTGGATAAGCCGCAGATTGCAATTGCCGTCATCGTGGAAGGACTCACGCCTGGCGACCGCTATGCAGGCGGTGCCACCGCAGCCCCCGTCGCCCGCGCTGTCTTCAAGGAGTTTTTCCAGGAACGCGCCGCCGAGGAACTGCTCTCCATGCAGCCCTAA
- the truA gene encoding tRNA pseudouridine(38-40) synthase TruA — MNWKCTCAYDGNGLNGWQSQPGGNTVQDFIEARLEQIFKTPLRIHGSGRTDAGVHAKAQTFNFKADWEHGADKLERAFRSGLPAGIQVYQVEPAADDFHARFSATGKRYAYRFYEGWARPWDARYCWELGRRRLDESAMNTAAAQLLGQHDFTAFGANRGDGSEDNPIKDMRTLEVHREGPTLTLVTEASGYLYKMVRSLAGTLVEVGLGKLTPAEVRTILESRERTNRVATAPSKGLWLERVYY; from the coding sequence ATGAATTGGAAGTGCACCTGCGCCTACGATGGCAACGGCCTGAACGGTTGGCAAAGCCAGCCCGGCGGCAACACCGTGCAGGACTTCATAGAAGCGCGGCTGGAGCAAATTTTTAAAACGCCGCTGCGTATCCATGGCAGCGGTCGCACCGATGCCGGGGTCCACGCCAAAGCGCAGACGTTCAATTTCAAAGCCGACTGGGAACACGGCGCGGACAAGCTCGAACGCGCCTTCCGCAGCGGTCTGCCGGCCGGCATTCAGGTCTATCAAGTTGAACCGGCGGCGGACGATTTTCACGCCCGATTCTCCGCAACTGGTAAGCGCTATGCCTACCGATTTTATGAAGGCTGGGCGCGCCCATGGGATGCTCGCTATTGCTGGGAGCTCGGCCGACGCCGTCTAGACGAATCTGCGATGAACACCGCTGCCGCGCAGCTCCTTGGGCAGCATGATTTCACCGCCTTCGGTGCCAACCGCGGCGACGGCTCCGAGGACAACCCCATCAAGGACATGCGCACGCTGGAGGTCCATCGTGAAGGCCCCACACTGACCCTCGTCACCGAGGCCAGTGGCTACCTCTACAAGATGGTCCGCAGCTTGGCGGGCACATTGGTAGAGGTTGGCTTAGGCAAGCTCACTCCAGCTGAAGTTCGCACGATTTTAGAAAGCCGCGAGCGCACAAACCGCGTCGCCACCGCCCCGTCTAAAGGGCTGTGGCTGGAGCGCGTGTATTATTAA